The Natronobacterium texcoconense genome includes the window CAACCGACCAGTAAGTGTTGGGCTCGAATCGGATTCTCGAGGTAATCGGGCGCGATATGTTCCGGTAGGTCCCGGCAAGAACTGGTGGGGATGGGATTTGAACTACGCGAAGACGGTCCTGCTCGCTCACTTCGTTCGCTCCGCGGGCTGCGACTTCCCTAGTTCAAATCCCACCGTTTCGTTTTCCGCTCGAGAGACTCCTCACTCCGTTCGTCGTATTCTCTCGCGGAAAACGGTGGGGATGGGATTTGAACCCATGAGGCTTGACAGCCACCTGCTCTCAAGGCAGGCGCGTTAGGCCGCTCTGCCACCCCACCTCACTTCCACGTACCCCGTCCGCTCAAAAATGGTTATCGGTCTATCGCCGCTCGAGGTCGCCACCGTCTCCCACACACAACCCGATATCGTCGACGACTGCCGCGGTTGCAGTCGCTCCCAGGCGTCCGGCGACTCGTTGTGCCTCGAGCGTCGCTATCGTCGACGTGAGACCGGACGGCGTCGCAACGGTCGGAACGGCCGGCGCGAATCCGAGGCCGAGTCCCGCGTCCCCGACTCGAGTGGCGAGCGTCGCGAGTTCGGGCGGTGTGTACGCGGCTTCGAAATCGATCGGTTCGGTGAACGCGGCCAGATACGTCCGCCCGTCCGAGGAGGGGCCGAGCACGACGTCGTGTCGCCGGAGCGCCATTGCCGCGCCGTCGACGTCCGACCGACCGACCGTCGGAGCCGTCGGCTCGAGGACGCCCACACTGTCGGGTCCCTCGCGCTCCAGCAGGTGCGTCACCGTGTTCCCGACCCGTGCAGACTTGCTCGAGCCGACCTGTCGTTCGAATCGGACGTCGTCGATAGCGGTGTCCGTTCCCTCGAGAGCATCGGCGACGAGGGAGCGAACCTCCGATTCGGCGTCACCGCCCTCGTCGGCGGCTTTCTCGGGCAGTGTCTCCTCGTCCCGATAGTTGACCAGCAGGTTGCCGCCGCTGTCGACGGCCGTCCGGACGACGTCGATGACGGCAGCCTCGTACAATCGGACTGCCTCTGTCTCCGAAAGCAGCGTCGATTCGACGAGTTCCGACAGAACGAGTCCTTCCCGTGGTGGGTCGACCGGAACGACGACGATCATACGACTACTCCGCTACGACGATCCTTGAACGCGGCGTTTCCGTCGTTCGATAACTCGACCCAATATACCACATAAATTATAACTGCGGACCTCGTTGTCTCGGGTATGAACGACCGGACCGTCACCATCACCGGATTGCTCGGAACACTGGTCATTGCCGCTCTCGCCGTACTGGGCGTCTACGGCTTCGTCACGGGCTATCTGCTCGAGAGCCCCGGCGACCTCCTCGCCCCCTCACTCGGCGTGCTCGCAGTTACGATCGTCTTCGTCGGTGCGTTGATCGTCCTCGGCGCCCGATCGCGCCGGTGGAGACAGAACCCGTACTGGTAGGAACGATCGCGGTTTCGACCGGTGAACGGCGACCGAAAACGATCACCGATCTGCCGGGCCGCCGTCGCGATCGTTCTCTCGGAAACAGTCGGTGAAAAGCAGACTAATTCTATCGTGGTATCGAACGTCACCGTCCGTCTACGTTACAGTCAGCGCCCTGGCTTCCCGACGCTCGCTCGGTTCGACTCGAGTGAACCGGGACGGTAGACGGGATCAACCGCGACGTTCGCGTTCGTTACCGCTCGCGTCGCCCTTTCGTCTGGCGGTAATCCGACGCCATCAGTTGGGCGAAGTGCTCGAGCCACGCCTGGGTCTGATCGTCGGTCTGCTCTCGAGGCTCGACCATGGGGACGAGCGCGAACCCGCGGCCCCGAATCGTCGTCGCGTGGGCCTCGGGGAGCGTGAGTTCGTCGACGGGCGTCGTCGTGTACTCGGTGCCGAGTTCCGCGAGCGCTCGCTCACCGACCGGAACGAGTACCTCGGGGTTTATCGACCTGATATCGGCGTTGAGATACGGTTCGCAGTTGCCGATCTCCTCGTCGGTCGGCCGCCGGTC containing:
- a CDS encoding DUF2064 domain-containing protein encodes the protein MIVVVPVDPPREGLVLSELVESTLLSETEAVRLYEAAVIDVVRTAVDSGGNLLVNYRDEETLPEKAADEGGDAESEVRSLVADALEGTDTAIDDVRFERQVGSSKSARVGNTVTHLLEREGPDSVGVLEPTAPTVGRSDVDGAAMALRRHDVVLGPSSDGRTYLAAFTEPIDFEAAYTPPELATLATRVGDAGLGLGFAPAVPTVATPSGLTSTIATLEAQRVAGRLGATATAAVVDDIGLCVGDGGDLERR
- a CDS encoding uracil-DNA glycosylase, whose protein sequence is MDEECRNCPALCETRTQVVHGYGDVGADFLFVGERPTAKADEVGVPFLTDEDDDSGTSLRRILERLALCDSTSPDDRPALENAYLTNLTRCRDPDRRPTDEEIGNCEPYLNADIRSINPEVLVPVGERALAELGTEYTTTPVDELTLPEAHATTIRGRGFALVPMVEPREQTDDQTQAWLEHFAQLMASDYRQTKGRRER